The Magnolia sinica isolate HGM2019 chromosome 3, MsV1, whole genome shotgun sequence genome includes the window acctaaacttacacctaatcctaatctcaactccctaacctaagcctaaacctaaacttgaaaacccaaacctaaacccgatcccgaactcgaacccgatttcctaaacttaaaccttaacctattctcaattccctaaacctataaattataacctaaacgtaaaccttaaccttaacttaaacctaaactacaacctataaccttaaccaaaaccaaaaccaatgacctaaaaccttaacctataacctataacataaacttataacctataacctaaccttaacctaaacctaaaacttaaacattaacatataacctaaacctaaacctaaacctaaaacctaaatgtattctcaaatccctaaacctaagcctacacctaatcctaatctcaactccgtaacctaaacctaaagccaaacttaaaaacccaaacctaaacctgatcctaaacCCGAGCctggtttcctaaacctaaaccttaacctattctcaattccctaaaccttaacctataacctaacctaaacctaaacctataacccgcatttataacctaaacctataaactaaacctataacctaaacctaagcttaaaacctaaacctaaacctaaaactgacatgtattctcaaatccttaaacctaaacctacacttaatcctaatctcaactccctaacctaaacttaaacttaaacttgaaaacccaaacctaaacccgatctcgaacccgaacccgaattcctaaacctaaaccttaaccttaactttaacctattctaaattccctaaagctataacctataacctaaacctaaaccttaacctaaacctataacccaaacctaaaccttaacctaaagctaaaccaaaacctataacctaaaccttaacctataacctaaacttataacctataacctaaccttaacctaaacttaaaacctaaaccttaaccattaacctaaaacctaaacctaaactaaaacctaaatgtattctcaaatccctaaacctaaacctacacctaatcgtaatctcaactccctaacctaaacctaaacctaaacttgaaaacccaaacctaaacccgaacccgaacccgaacccaatttcctaaacctaaaccttaacctattcttaattccctaaacctatagcttataacctaaacctaaaccttaaccttaacctaaacctaaactgcaacctataaccttaacctaaaccaaaacctatgacataaaaccttaacctataacctataacctaaacttataacctataacctaaccttaacctaaacctaaaacctaaaactagacctataacctaaaacctaaatgtattctcaaatccgtaaacctaaacctacacctaatcctaatctcaactccttaacctaagcctaaacctaaaatcaaaaacccaaacctaaacccgatcccgaacctgaacccaatttcctaaacctaaaccttaacctattctcaattccctaaacctatagcttataacctaaacctaaaccttaaccttaacttaaacctaaactacaacctataaccttaacctaaaccaaaacctatgacctaaaaccttaacctataaccaataacctaaacttataacctataacctaaccttaacctaaaccttaacctataacataaacctaaaccaaaacctaaaacctaaatgtattcacaaatccctaaacctaagcatacatttaatcctaatctcaactccctaacctaaacctaaagccaaacttgaaaacccaaacctaaacccgatcccaaacccgagcccgatttcctaagcctaaaccttaacctattctcaattcactaaaccttaacctataacctaacctaaacctaaacctataacctgcacttataacctaaacctataaactaaacctataacctaaacctaagcctaaaacctaaacctaaacctaaaaccgaaatgtatcctcaaatccttaaacctaaacctacaccgaatcctaatctcaacttcctaacctaaacttaaacttaaacttgaaaacccaaacctaaacccgaacccgatttcttaaacctaaaccttaaccttaactttaacctactctcaattccctaaagctataacctatatactataacctataacctaaacctaaaccttaacgtaaacctataacctaaacctaaaccttaacttaaaactaaaccaaaacctataacctaaaccttaacctataacctaaacttataacctataacctaaccttaacctaaacctaagacctaaacctaaactaaaacctaaatgtattctcaaatccctaaacctaaacctacacctaatcctaatctcaactccctcacctaaacctaaacctaaacttaaaaacccaaacctaaacccgatcccgaacccgaacccgatttcctaaacctaaaccttaacctattctcaattacctaaacctatagcttataacctaaacctaaacctaaatctaaacctataacctataacctaaacctaaacctaaaacctaaatgtgttctcatatccctaaacctaaacctacacctaatcctaatctcatctccctaacctaaacctaaacctaaacttgaaaacccatacctaaacccgatcccgaacccgatttcctaaaccaaaaccttaacctattctcaattccctaaacctgtagcttataacctaaacctaaaccttaaccttaatctaaacctaaactacaacctataaccttaaccaaaaccaaaacctatgacataaaaccttaacctataacctataacctaaacttataacctataacctaaccttaacctaaacctaaaacctaaaccttgacatataacttaaaacctaaacctaaacctaaaacctaaatgtattctcaaatccctaaacctaaacctacacctaatcctaatctcaactccctaacctaaacataaacctaaacttgaaaacccaaacctaaacccaacccgaacctgaacccgatttcctaaacctaaaccttaacctattctcaattccctaaaccttaacctataacctaacctaaacctaaacctataacctgcacttataacctaaacctataacctaaacctaagcctaaaacctaaacctaaacctaaaactgaaatgtattctcaaatccttaagcgtaaacctatacctattcctaatctcaactccctaacctaaacttaaacctacacttgaaaacccaaacctaaacccaatcccaaacccgaacccgatttcctaaacctaaaccttaaccttaacctattctcaattccctaaagttgtaacctatatactataacctataacctataacctaaaccaaaacctataagcaaaaccaaaacctataacctaaacctaaacctaaaacctaaatgtattctcaaatccctaaacctcgacctacacctaatcctaatctcaactccctaacctaaacctaaacctaaacttgaaaacccaaacctaaacccgatcccgaacccgaacccgattgttgtaataatgtatcccaatcacatggcaacaaacaagaatgtatcccttttaacacatgcccctttctacaaagctttaatttttgttgttgtttctattaacttgaattgtagcccaatcacatggtaacaaataagaatgtatcccttttaacacatgcccctttttacaaagctttaatttttgttgttgtttctattaacttgaattgaaacacttttttgcattatttgcttgcatttgttttattttaatgattagttttattttaaaaaagtgtgcccacttttttggaagaagtttctgcaattcttcatgattctgaattataatgttttgttggttgaatatttttttattagatgaagaCACAAAAAGAACattattgctgattttttttgctttttttatttatgatgttaaacttatatatttatgcgtggatgaatgtaatgtggataacattgtgtgtttggatggatgtagtttatgtttggatgaatgcagtttatgtttggatggatttacgtagtttaggtttgatggatatgaatgtgaatatgatgaaatatattatataacaggtgtatatcaggaagaataagatgaaatatattgtaacaggtgtatattgaccgtctcaaatttggaaatgtcctttaaaggctcataagagacagttCATAGCAGTCCCTTTGAAGGACGGTCCATGAGCATCCattaaaggcttataagagacggttcatagcagtcctttttaaggacggtccataaccatcctttgaaggctcataagagacggttcatagcagtccgttttaaggacggtccatgaccgtccttttaaggctcataagagagtttatagcagtcctttttaaggacggtccatggccatccttttaaggctcataagagacggtccatgaccgtccttttttcatcaataagaatgacagttttcacccgtcctttaagtaatacaacgTGTCAAAATATGACGGCCGatgcgacggtccatgatcgtcctttttggtcatttgagaaggttttggaccgtccttttttcactgttttggcgtagtgacaatgtgttggcccattggtggggccagtggctggctatgaatccggcatagtctcaatATCCGGGCCCAAGCTGGGGTCTGTATGGCTATTGCTAAGGGGAGGTGCCTCATTAATCGATCtgccaagtgcgagacgtgctatgctccgagtgtttttaggagaCATTCCCTCTATGCAACATAGGGCGTGACATGTGTGAGATTTAGAGTAATATTACtcaattttccaaacattctatacattccaaatcaaagaaacttcatgtatttcatttaactaaaaattgtcacaatacatgagatgtagtattataTGAATTATGACAGAGATGTATGTGAGCTAATCTAGTATAAGTCTTAACACCAACTATTCTAGCATCCCACTAAGCCAACAAGGGCCAttacatagaaaaaaaaaagaaacagaaaaatccAAAAGACAACTACAATACAGAACTAGTCTGCTGACTCTAGTGAAGGTGGAGGcacacccttgtcctgcatatagCACAGGAGGGTCTTTAGAGtgcgagacattctcttgaatttctgCTTCAGATAAGCCTGATTCTACTTGACCTCCTATCTTAGGGTGGcctggttttcttcaatcttgCCCATGcaggcttctaaggcagcccgatcatggtggtcctcactagtagcagtaggaggtcccaCATAAGAGTCTTGGGCTTCCTCTTCTTTGTcttgctcttcctcctcactgccttcctcatcCTCAGTGCCTTCTCCCTCTCCACTTCCTTCCTCCTCaatttcttcatcatcttcactttcatcttcctcttcactttcatcttctatttcatcctcatactcatcgagttgggcttgacgttGCTTaggccaattcccatgttgttgagtgtagcgtcattaatgaagtggatcggcgcaAGCTCATCCATATTAAGTTTGAAGCTGAAATTATAGGCAATCTTGTAGATAAGTCAGTCGAATGGGAGTAAGGCATCTCCCTTAGTAGAGCGTATGGTCCTAATTATCTATGTCAGGGCAaaagtaggcagacacagcttgtctccctgtctagctctgtacaagaagtccaccatcagacgaGTGCATTCCGTACGGTttctccacctaggatacacgttgtacgtgcatatgtggtagaGTAGGCGGAAGTCTACCATCATCTAGGTCAATGAGAGGCTATTACCTCACCTCCAATGAGCCAGTCGGACATAAAGAAACTGCATGCGGCAATCTCTCTCTCCTACACTAGTGAGACGAgatgcactagcatgtaccacccCACATTCAATTTCCATAATATGGGCTATCACATTTACATCCACTATGGCTTCTTGCCTCCCCAAGGGAATAGTAAAATGAAGTGGCTCAAGTAATGGATTCTGTATATGGGTACAGAGGGCTCAGACAGTGCCTTCTCTTGCATGAGACttaccttcaaatatgggaccccacccggactccaacaagaggtccatcaccagatacAACTCAAATAGCCTTTCATTAACATGTGCTTCAAATATGACTTTGCGGTTACAAAACTTACCAAGTCCGATACCCGCCGATAGAGATCTTTTGAATGGGATTTGTGGATCGAGGTCCCGTTTTATTCTTCACTCCCGCTCGACGCTCGTAGTAGCCATGGCGCTTGCTTGCTTCCTCGAGCGGGTTGGATGGCTCAGCCCGGCCTCATCTGGGGCCGCTCTTCTCTTtctcataagggaaaggagcattgagaTGGAAAAGATAgcggtgacaagctcaaaaagagccataaaGTTGGAAAAGCTTGAGAATGATGTGGATTCGTGGGTTTagaaggttatgagacacaaaagatggGTTCTATGCTCATATGGGTGTGAGAtaggaagatggagagttgtatgAGAGGGGTTTTGAAGAAACCAAGGTGGAGGGGTGGAAGATACGGAAGAAAATGAAAGTTTGGGTGTGTGAAAAAGGGGAGTTGAAAGGGAAATGGgttttggaggggtttggagTTGTTTAGAGGGTTAGGAGAGGGGTGAAATGAACAAAGGGGAGCCAAGATGGGTTAAGCAGAGTGGTCCAACACGTGGGGAGCCCCACATGAATGGGTGGAGGGCGGTGGGCCACCGGAACCGTGGGCCCACCGCGGTACGCTATGAAGCCGGGTGGTGCGCCGTCGTCCAAGCGGTGCCGCTATGCCTCCCTGTATTGCTGGCGGTGACCACCCCCTCCCAGAGTACCGAAAACATACGGGGGATCCCCTAGGTCCCACCGAAAATTATGTTATGGGCCCCTACGCTCACGTGACGTGTTTTCTGGATCTAACTCGCGCGTAATTACGCCTTCTGATTTATTTCAAATTCAGGATTCATCGAATTTTCATCCTAACTCGTCGATCGACGGCTTAAAAAGGAGCTGAGGTAATTTTATATGATCTCGGACATGTACGAGTTACATTAAAATGGTCAATTTCGCCCATCaacaaaaccttaggatcctacgatcatttctacattttatcgcccctcctaagtcaaagtgcgtcagtgtgcatcgtgttactataacccaagtccagtttaatccaaatcatgctctgataccaacttgtaatatcccgaatttcgagggtcgagcaaagctcaactcccgagatccaacacatcacttatgcaacatagataatgatgtttaaatgttgtccatattagtgcattaaacatgagcaggattatactaaaacaacatatcatactccagatataattaaatttagcaagcggaagagtgaaacacatatatatctgaACAAGCAAGGGTTCAACAACCTCAGGAGTATGATCATATAACTGGGCTgaaatttatacatgtattggttTATACtaaacaaaatgtcaaaatgtggagTATCCAGCTAATCCGTGTATCCCTacaatcccatcgaagcagcacgaggtccACAAAGACCTGCTAGAGAGCTAAACagaggagaactcttcctcctcgtctacAAAGCCCAACTCcactgcatatacatcctcatcacccgtgtctataacagagtctggttggtgttttaaaacaccatcctatagtgggagtgagtgatcaactcagtagtactataaggcaaaggttaacatgttatcaattcaatcaagtagtaatgataaacagtacaacaatcattccctaactactcttgttaatgcagggatggtatgcagggatgatgcatgccctcgcacgatACTCCCTTAAGTGATTACATTAACCATTCAcgcatggaaaactccctaaagtgcacttcattgccaaagcacatgcaatgcggtgcatgattgtgttagccaagtacttaattaggcttattcatacagcaaattcgggaagctaaggtacctccctttatatcatttacccaatcgAAAGAACCATCTAAGGTTGTCGATCCTAgtaaatcacatacgataagcaagttgtagaacattactcctaatgaaaagcagtggataggtaagttcgagagtttatactcgaggtcactgcgGGGTGGCTCATCACCTAAGCGTAGGCCGActgctcgaatacaatgtcccataccactatattcagctcacgagtttgagttgctcactggtcactaaagggaggctcgtcaccccagtataggctgacagctcgaccacggtgtcccataacaCCATGCCTGTCTCATGAATCTTAGCAGATCGGGTACTATAGTTAAAATAGGCTTTTACACTGGCGGGGGTATCTTAGATACATgtagtggcgtccatacatggtgaacatacaataggccgaTCGGTTTATTGtggaagtttgattggtacgtCCACACGCTAATGTAATctacatggagtgcataagcacctcttgtggcctaaccactatcgacaatcatcgtgcgacccggattcgttGAATTTTTCCAATGTGACACGACTTATTCAGCCACCTGAATAGAGACTCTTACCAATTActtggactacattgtagcctcaatcttactcagatgtagcgaaTACATActtgtgataatcatttcaacatttgacaaacaatccaagtaaatacttcatttgaggattttatcaaacaccttgaacatgttaacaaacacttgcattttattcataattGTGTAGAGGCatgtatgattacatgaaataaattatacatacatacaatgtaatgcaaaatactatcttaatacttataataagtacaaatcatcaacattttctcattcaaataatttatcaaacacttaggctacacataagcaaatacatagactaggctaGTTACAATAAGTATTTTATCAATTCCATCTACAATGATGTCATcatgcaaataacaatcatgaatcctagcttagtaatcataataagcacaaatcatgtttacatgttcattcaaacatttcaacaaacacatacgaCACATAATTAtataacatagttcatacatgtgtaatacatAGAAATCGACGTGTCTAGGACGATATggtagcaattaagtcagacataaatcattagctgacattgaaagcttgaaaaccataacctaaacgtttatagtctgtacctttctTCAGATTGCTTGTTTCGAACTCGATTCGAATCCTACATTCCCATATATaaaacaacgggtacctaaatcataaaataggttaactatttcattgattactctatttggattcttaaatcaagattagggttaggatttcttactaaAATCGTAGTTGAAACGAGTCGTGTAGCGATGTGGGGAGGTGAAACAACACGtagagtagtgggagtgaatcccaacaatgatctccctatctctctcttttctcctcactcttttctccgcttttctctcttctctctcctagggttagagaaattctaaggttagagaaattcgtatgaaatgggaatggggtggtttaagggcattatataggcccagaactggtgtaaatggcccatgggccatggtatacttaggttacagccaaaaggGTGCCTATTTCTGACAATCAGGGCCCttgggaaggtccatttctcaatTACAGCATAGGATAAGTTCcttaaccatggatctaagccagatTATGATTTCAGTGCGATCAGGTTAGCGGATCGTCCGTGGATGACTCGTGTCAGATCAGCGGTTgttgtcgctcgatcagggccacaaatatattgatatgtgcaaggaaattttcctgatccatgggtgaagtttgatcagaaactgatggtctaaagtcttcaatttcacccgcaagcgaatggcccaattcacttaagttctggttcattttctaaagatattcgcatttcttacacactttgttcagggctcaagttgtacgtttttggacaatatctgggctcgattcctacgatggttgtcaaacccaataagacggtcataaccctatagtttcgcggttatcagactttcgacgtgcggtccaggtccgatacggggtttcaatgtactcctgagagcaactggcttttgggatttttctcCTAGGTTaataagtagtgttgagttagtgattttgatgggtttgggtcttgccatttgtatagatagtagttcaagctaatccatcgattaattcagtttaatacttaatcaattttcgtctgaagtggtactcgggcctttgtacagatttttctaagacgttacatGGTCTTTGAGTAGATCACTTTCACTGGAAGTAATTATAGCTTCCCCTGAAGAAAAAGTAAGATGGTGAGATTGCCAGCTTTACCATCAGTTGACAACGTCCTAAGCTCAAGAATGACAAAGGTGGCTTCTTTTTTATCTCCACTCCCAAACTCAGAGAAAGCTTTCAAAATGCATGTCCTCCTGAGCTGATAAACTGCAGAATGCTATTGGACAACCACATCAGAGCTTATTCAGAAAGAGACAGATAAGCAGCATGCCACAAGAAATTAAATGACCTATGGAAGCATATACATTTGATATGGCATACCTCTGAAACTATAATATCAGAAACAGGTTTTGCCAACATAACATATAGGGGTAATGCATTTTGCACTTGCACTTCATCACTCCCAGTCCCAAGCGATATGGTCATTTGTATTCTACAAGTCAAATGATGGTGATATAGTCAGTGTCCTCAGGTTTGAATGTCTAAAGACAATGATGATACTACATAACAAACATATCAGTTCAGCTACATAAAAGAAAAATGCAAGACCTGTGGCTCAAAATCATTGGCCAGAAGGATGTTAGATGATTTCATATCCCTATGGATAACGGACTAAGCACTGCGGCTATGTAGATAAGCAAGTGCCTCGGCTACATTGATAGCAATCTTATATCTCTAATCCCAACTAAGGACAACATGATCTTTTTGCCCTAACAACACAAATGATGGAAAAGATCAGCAACTGGAAGATTAAATCCAATCTACCTGCAATTTATTCAATAGAGTTGAACCATGTACCATGAAGGTTTTCTTCCAAACTAAGCTAAAAAACTTCAGGGACAATAATTCACATCATGTGGTCCCGAAAGTGTAATGCAGTAAGCAAGTATGCTAGCCTCTATGAAAGGAAGTAGATACCAAAATGACAACAtgatcactacttgttacaaatTAAAGTAAGCAAAACCTCCTAGAGCAATGCTTTGACATTTTAGCATCAAAATAGAACCTTTTCATCATTCCTTTTCATACCACCCACATACAAGGCAAGCTAATTTAAAGTATCAAACTTAATGAAATTGGAACTTGTACCATAGCACACAGCGTGATTTAAAatataacccaaaaaaaaataggGAAGTAAACCCACCACCCTAGCAAGCTCCACAATAGTTGCAAGAATTCCAGTGACAACACCAGTATTAGCATTTGGCCCGGTGCCTTCCCTTAGCTTCACCACAAGTGCCTGAAATGTGATAACCTCACTAGATGAGATGACATACATTTAGCTTGTACTAAGGACCAAATCACTGAGTTCTTACATTTTAGCAACTacattatgaagatcttagaTGAATTATTCCACTGGCAATGACATGTTTATATACTAAAGGTAacctaaaatataatataatctaATCTATAACTGTAACATcatggaaaaatccgtacaaagacccgaggaccacctctggcagaaatcactaaggaccaaattctttagaaattagacaagaattaactaagtgctaaccTAAATTATCTATGAAGTTAGCtttaaccactttaaatatgaactacaataCCCAAAACTAGCAGGatcgttaacgctacattacttaaaaacgtaggatcaatctcaaaacctagttgctctcgggagcatcacgaaactccgtatcagacctggaccgcgcgtcgaaagtccgattaccacaaaactacacggttatgactgccttactgggatcgacaaccatctcaaaaatttagccctaatagtatccagaattgcacaacttgagcccgaagtggAGTGTCTGAGAAACAGGAATATCTTTAGgaagtgaactgaaacttaagcgAATTGaaccattcgcttgcaggccaaatctaattattcagaccatcagattctgacccaactacatccTCGGAtcataaaaaattttcaacacatatctatgtacttgtggccctgatcgagtaacagtgatcgttgaactgaaactgatcctccatGGTCGGTCTATAAATCTGGTTGGACTGAAAAATTAAGTTGaactagatccaatgttagggaacTTTCCCCAGACtgtacgcagaaaaggggcctctagatGTACTCCGCTGGACCaaaacagccaacttttggctataacctaagtataccatggccctgtggccatttacatcagtcttgggcctatataaggaccttaaaccatctctctcccttgccatacaaattttaaaaccctaggagagagaagagagaagagagagagagagagagagttagggtttgttcttgggattcgatcccaccactccacatgCTTAGCTACCACTTCCATGTTGCTATACCGGCAATTCCGATtccattttcgggtaagaaatcctaaaactaatctgttttagggattcaaatagagtaaatggtgaagtatctaacctatttcatgttataggttaccGTTGTGCCGTAGGtgaggacttagtgtttaaact containing:
- the LOC131238550 gene encoding polycomb group protein EMF2B-like, with the protein product MILSHRIQMTISLGTGSDEVQVQNALPLYVMLAKPVSDIIVSEHSAVYQLRRTCILKAFSEFGSGDKKEATFVILELRTLSTDGKAGNLTILLFLQGKL